From Pseudanabaena sp. PCC 6802, one genomic window encodes:
- a CDS encoding PqqD family protein — protein sequence MHTNSQNNVSTSEDLLKAQVFKVVDDVFCSYVENEAVLLHVSSGMYYSLSETSLPFWEALQKQQPFAHVVENIIDEYEVDRDRVLNDLEFFIEELSSYGLIYKVSD from the coding sequence ATGCATACAAACAGTCAAAACAATGTATCGACAAGCGAAGATTTATTGAAGGCTCAAGTCTTTAAAGTAGTTGATGACGTTTTTTGCAGTTACGTAGAGAATGAAGCGGTTTTGTTACATGTTTCTTCTGGCATGTACTACAGTTTAAGCGAAACCAGTTTGCCATTTTGGGAAGCTTTGCAAAAACAACAGCCTTTTGCCCATGTGGTTGAAAACATAATTGACGAATATGAAGTGGATCGCGATCGAGTTCTTAACGATCTAGAGTTTTTTATAGAGGAATTATCGAGTTACGGGCTGATTTACAAAGTTTCTGATTAA
- a CDS encoding lasso peptide biosynthesis B2 protein — protein MSHFGALFSKAGKFIRLSWQEKSLLLQALVLLPLVAFCIHLLGMGRTQYALLKLCPQATSRSPESLWLQVETTARMVAIAAHYSQYWANCLKRSLVLWYLLRRQGIVSDLRIGVQQIAGEVQAHAWVEYQNKVLNDRPNIRQHFVPFERPIEVKLPAMFMK, from the coding sequence TAGCAAGGCTGGCAAATTCATAAGACTGTCTTGGCAAGAGAAATCGCTGTTGTTACAGGCATTGGTCTTACTGCCATTAGTAGCATTCTGCATACATCTTTTGGGAATGGGACGAACCCAATATGCGCTCTTGAAGCTATGCCCACAGGCAACTTCACGATCGCCCGAATCTTTATGGCTGCAGGTTGAAACAACAGCACGAATGGTGGCGATCGCAGCTCATTACAGTCAGTATTGGGCCAACTGTCTGAAAAGATCGCTGGTTTTGTGGTATTTACTACGTCGTCAGGGCATTGTTAGCGACTTGCGCATAGGAGTACAACAGATTGCTGGAGAGGTTCAAGCCCATGCGTGGGTAGAGTATCAGAACAAAGTTTTGAACGATCGACCAAATATACGGCAACATTTTGTCCCGTTCGAGCGTCCAATAGAGGTAAAGTTGCCAGCGATGTTTATGAAGTAA